GGACTTGACGTTGCGCAGACTCATCCTCTCACTCGGCATCAACGCGGCCGCGCTCTGGGTCGCGGCGCAACTGGTCGCGGGCATCCGGCTCGGCGATCGGTTCGAGGAGGTCGTTGTGGTCGCGGCGATCTTCGCCCTGGTGAACGCCTTCATCCGACCGGTGGTGAAGTTCTTCGCCTTTCCGGTCATCCTCCTCACCCTGGGGCTCTTCACCCTCGTCATCAACGCCGGCATGCTCATGCTCGCCGACCTGCTGGCGGAAGGGCTGTTCGTGGCCGGCTTCGCATCGGCTCTCCTGGGCAGCGTGATC
The genomic region above belongs to Gammaproteobacteria bacterium and contains:
- a CDS encoding phage holin family protein; this translates as MRRLILSLGINAAALWVAAQLVAGIRLGDRFEEVVVVAAIFALVNAFIRPVVKFFAFPVILLTLGLFTLVINAGMLMLADLLAEGLFVAGFASALLGSVIISFVSVVLGSILDVKKKRD